The proteins below come from a single uncultured delta proteobacterium genomic window:
- the der gene encoding GTPase Der, whose translation MQKRVPFQPMPAGTPKIALVGRPNVGKSTLFNRLIRSKRAITHDMPGITRDRMEGVVRGKDKQSFVIIDTGGVTLDAHEAVAEGPAGIRGFEEEILRQTRAAIEESVALVLVVDAREGVTPFDEHVAAYIRKSGKPALVAVNKVDGPENAETLMADFYALGLPLLPCSAEHGFNVRALEEEMREFLPEPDFLPGEDDFEMETDDEAVADGDENEGKAEDEDENAPLRLAFLGRPNAGKSSLVNALAKTDRMIVSDIAGTTRDSVDVSVEIGGAVITFVDTAGVRRRAKVTDTVERYSVNSSIKSTTKAHVTLLVVDGPGGLAQQDKRLIDMLSERMTPFMVLVNKCDLMSPAATKEVEKAYKEALVFCPHVPLLFVSAVNGKNLKKIIPLAREIRRECAVRIPTGELNRAFEAILTAHQPPLVKGARAKFYYMTQAETKPPTFVFFVNHEDRVLPSYARYMEKSLRKTFGITSAPIRVHFRSTHTKKKKK comes from the coding sequence ATGCAAAAACGAGTTCCCTTCCAGCCGATGCCGGCCGGTACGCCGAAAATAGCCCTCGTGGGCCGCCCCAACGTGGGCAAATCAACGTTGTTCAACCGCCTTATCCGCAGCAAGCGCGCCATCACCCATGACATGCCGGGCATCACCCGCGACCGCATGGAAGGCGTCGTGCGCGGCAAAGACAAGCAGTCCTTTGTCATCATTGATACGGGCGGCGTCACCCTGGACGCCCATGAAGCCGTTGCCGAGGGTCCGGCGGGCATCCGGGGGTTTGAAGAGGAAATCCTGCGCCAGACCAGGGCCGCCATCGAGGAATCCGTGGCGCTCGTTCTGGTTGTGGATGCCCGCGAAGGCGTGACCCCCTTTGACGAACACGTGGCGGCCTATATCCGCAAATCCGGCAAGCCGGCTCTCGTCGCCGTCAATAAAGTGGACGGCCCGGAAAACGCCGAAACCCTGATGGCGGATTTCTACGCCCTGGGCCTGCCGCTTCTGCCCTGCTCCGCCGAACACGGCTTTAACGTGCGCGCCCTGGAAGAGGAAATGCGCGAATTCCTGCCCGAGCCGGACTTTTTGCCCGGTGAGGATGACTTTGAGATGGAAACGGACGACGAAGCCGTTGCCGATGGGGACGAAAACGAAGGCAAAGCCGAGGACGAGGACGAAAACGCCCCGCTCCGCCTGGCCTTCCTCGGCAGGCCCAATGCGGGCAAGTCGTCGCTGGTCAACGCCCTGGCCAAAACCGACCGCATGATCGTCAGCGACATCGCGGGCACCACCAGGGACAGCGTGGACGTGAGCGTGGAAATCGGCGGCGCCGTCATCACGTTTGTGGATACCGCCGGCGTGCGCCGCCGCGCCAAAGTCACGGACACGGTGGAACGCTACAGCGTCAACTCCTCCATCAAAAGCACCACCAAGGCCCACGTGACGCTGCTGGTGGTGGACGGCCCCGGCGGCCTTGCCCAGCAGGACAAACGCCTTATCGACATGTTGAGCGAGCGCATGACCCCGTTCATGGTTCTTGTCAACAAGTGCGACCTCATGAGCCCGGCGGCGACGAAAGAGGTTGAAAAAGCCTACAAGGAAGCCCTGGTGTTCTGCCCGCACGTGCCGCTGCTCTTCGTCTCCGCCGTGAACGGGAAAAATTTGAAAAAAATCATCCCGCTCGCCAGGGAGATCCGCCGCGAGTGCGCCGTCCGCATCCCCACCGGGGAACTCAACCGCGCCTTCGAGGCCATTCTCACCGCGCATCAGCCCCCGCTGGTCAAAGGCGCGCGCGCGAAGTTCTATTACATGACCCAGGCGGAAACAAAGCCTCCCACCTTCGTGTTCTTCGTCAACCACGAGGACCGCGTGCTGCCTTCCTACGCCCGCTACATGGAAAAATCGCTGCGCAAGACCTTCGGCATCACCTCCGCCCCCATTCGCGTGCATTTTCGGTCCACGCATACGAAGAAAAAAAAGAAATAG
- the psd gene encoding Phosphatidylserine decarboxylase proenzyme, which yields MRHGRIGIAPEGYPFIFLCAFSTLIFAVIGCWPMAVILLAATWFAGHFFRDPERVVPTGANRAVSPADGKIVKIQPMPDPFTGQQRVCISVFMNVFNVHVNRTPVAGKITAIAYHPGKFFNAALDKASHDNERCAYAVEGKEGSFTMVQIAGLIARRIVCRVEEGEKLERGERFGMIRFGSRVDLYLPDDYVPAVSIGQKVVAGQSVLAERKSAA from the coding sequence ATGCGCCACGGCAGAATAGGCATTGCCCCGGAAGGATATCCCTTTATTTTTCTCTGCGCGTTTTCAACGTTGATCTTTGCCGTCATCGGCTGCTGGCCGATGGCGGTTATCTTACTGGCCGCCACCTGGTTTGCCGGGCACTTTTTCCGCGACCCGGAACGGGTCGTGCCGACGGGTGCGAACCGCGCCGTCAGCCCGGCGGACGGCAAAATCGTCAAAATTCAGCCCATGCCGGACCCGTTCACCGGGCAGCAGCGCGTCTGCATCAGCGTCTTCATGAACGTTTTCAACGTGCATGTGAACAGAACGCCCGTCGCCGGGAAGATCACGGCCATCGCCTACCATCCGGGCAAATTTTTCAACGCGGCCCTGGACAAGGCCTCCCACGACAACGAACGCTGCGCCTATGCCGTGGAGGGCAAGGAAGGGTCCTTCACCATGGTCCAGATCGCCGGGCTCATCGCGCGGCGCATCGTGTGCCGGGTGGAGGAGGGGGAGAAACTCGAACGGGGCGAGCGGTTCGGCATGATCCGGTTCGGCTCGCGGGTTGACCTCTATCTGCCGGATGACTATGTTCCCGCCGTGTCCATCGGTCAGAAGGTGGTCGCGGGCCAGAGCGTTCTGGCGGAACGGAAAAGCGCCGCATAG
- a CDS encoding Thioesterase superfamily protein: MSQLNPAHIASLLELLNQSPYSRLLSMEITAMGPGHALVAAALGEKHRNTFGGLHGGVHASVIETAAYWALYCDLPEDAGMVTLDLAVTDLAPAKNGELRAEARRIKAGRTICLAEVTVTDATGKLLAHGTSKLMVTPGLQSVRQSVAAMGREPLPPKFLDS, from the coding sequence ATGAGCCAGTTGAATCCCGCCCATATCGCGTCCCTGCTCGAACTCCTCAATCAGTCCCCTTACTCCAGGCTTCTGTCCATGGAGATCACGGCGATGGGGCCGGGCCACGCCTTGGTCGCGGCGGCCCTCGGCGAAAAGCACCGGAACACGTTCGGCGGGCTGCACGGCGGCGTGCACGCCTCTGTTATCGAAACCGCCGCCTACTGGGCGCTCTACTGCGATCTGCCCGAGGACGCGGGCATGGTCACCCTGGATCTGGCCGTCACCGACCTCGCCCCGGCCAAGAACGGCGAGCTGCGGGCCGAGGCCAGGCGGATCAAGGCCGGGAGGACCATCTGCCTGGCCGAAGTCACGGTGACGGACGCCACCGGCAAACTGCTGGCCCACGGCACGTCCAAACTGATGGTCACTCCGGGGCTGCAATCCGTCCGCCAATCGGTCGCCGCCATGGGCCGCGAGCCCCTGCCGCCGAAATTTCTGGACAGCTGA
- a CDS encoding SufBD protein: MSDTIVNDLLRTVAGIEGTPSGAFNLRVNGKSIGRADSARVSIVPKKDGTGIDIHVKPGTKGEKVHIPVAVNGSGFTDIVANDFYIGEDCEDILIVAGCGIHNSGCDTSRHDGVHCFHIGKNAHVTYKETHYGSGAAEGDRVLNPVTDIYLGEGGSFTMESIQLEGVDATHRVTRAVLADDSVLSVTEKLLTDGDQSAKTEFVLDISGKNAKAGLVSRSVAKGNSRQAFVSKITGNNACVGHSECDAIIMGNAVVTAVPEITAAHVDASLIHEAAIGKIAGEQLTKLMTLGLTAEEAEAQIINGFLK; the protein is encoded by the coding sequence ATGAGCGATACCATAGTCAACGATCTGTTACGGACCGTCGCGGGCATCGAAGGCACGCCGTCGGGCGCCTTCAACCTGCGCGTTAACGGGAAAAGCATCGGCCGGGCGGATTCCGCCAGGGTTTCCATCGTCCCGAAAAAAGACGGCACCGGCATCGACATCCACGTCAAGCCGGGAACAAAAGGGGAGAAGGTGCATATCCCGGTCGCGGTCAACGGCAGCGGGTTCACGGATATCGTGGCCAACGATTTCTATATCGGCGAGGACTGCGAGGACATCCTCATCGTCGCGGGCTGCGGCATCCACAACAGCGGGTGCGATACCTCGCGGCACGACGGCGTCCACTGCTTCCATATCGGGAAAAACGCCCACGTCACCTATAAGGAGACGCACTACGGCAGCGGCGCGGCGGAAGGGGACCGCGTTCTTAACCCGGTGACGGACATTTACCTCGGCGAGGGCGGCAGCTTCACCATGGAGAGCATCCAGCTGGAAGGCGTGGACGCCACCCACCGCGTGACCAGGGCCGTTCTCGCGGACGACAGTGTGCTGAGCGTCACGGAAAAGCTCCTGACGGACGGGGATCAGTCCGCGAAAACCGAGTTCGTGCTGGATATCAGCGGTAAAAACGCCAAGGCCGGGCTCGTTTCCCGCTCCGTGGCCAAGGGGAACTCGCGCCAGGCCTTCGTATCAAAGATCACCGGCAACAACGCCTGCGTGGGCCATTCCGAATGCGACGCCATCATCATGGGCAACGCCGTGGTCACGGCCGTCCCGGAAATAACCGCCGCGCACGTGGACGCGTCCCTGATCCACGAGGCGGCCATCGGGAAAATAGCGGGCGAGCAGCTGACGAAGCTCATGACGCTCGGCCTGACGGCGGAAGAAGCCGAGGCGCAGATCATCAACGGGTTTCTGAAGTAG
- the msrA gene encoding Peptide methionine sulfoxide reductase MsrA, translating to MKSDSEYATFAGGCFWCTEHAFLDMPGVLSVTSGYTGGDLDDPGYRDVCEGDTGHAEAVRVEFDPAKITYRDLLDVFWRSIDPTDDGGQFADRGSQYRTAIFYHSDEQKAEAEASREEINASGRFPKPVATVIEPIRKFFPAEEYHQKYCLKNPLQFRSYHHGSGKAAGLDRLWNGPGKK from the coding sequence ATGAAGAGCGATAGTGAATACGCCACCTTCGCGGGCGGTTGTTTCTGGTGCACGGAGCACGCGTTCCTGGACATGCCGGGCGTGCTCTCCGTCACCAGCGGCTATACCGGCGGGGACCTGGACGACCCCGGCTACCGGGACGTCTGCGAGGGCGATACCGGCCATGCGGAAGCCGTGCGCGTCGAGTTTGACCCGGCGAAAATCACCTACCGCGACCTGTTGGACGTTTTCTGGCGCAGCATCGACCCCACGGACGACGGCGGCCAGTTCGCGGACAGGGGCAGCCAGTACCGGACCGCCATCTTCTACCACTCGGACGAGCAAAAGGCCGAGGCCGAAGCGTCGCGCGAGGAAATCAACGCGTCCGGCCGCTTCCCCAAACCCGTGGCGACCGTTATCGAGCCGATCCGAAAATTCTTCCCGGCGGAAGAGTACCACCAGAAATACTGCCTGAAAAACCCGTTGCAGTTCCGAAGCTACCACCACGGCTCGGGGAAGGCCGCGGGCCTCGACCGGCTATGGAACGGCCCCGGTAAAAAATAA
- the ydzFA gene encoding Pyridoxal-dependent decarboxylase produces the protein MPRTINATLPQTAWCPMRFALEVVGGKWKLAIICMLAEHSPARYSEVKRKVAGITNVMLAQSLKELESYGLVHREQYNEIPPRVEYTLTEKGRTLMPALNHLAEWGAANMPGAGRDARCRTCKQ, from the coding sequence ATGCCCCGGACCATAAACGCCACGCTGCCGCAAACGGCCTGGTGCCCCATGCGGTTCGCGCTCGAGGTCGTCGGCGGGAAGTGGAAGCTGGCCATCATCTGCATGCTCGCCGAGCATTCGCCCGCCCGGTACAGCGAAGTGAAGCGCAAGGTCGCGGGAATCACGAACGTCATGCTCGCCCAGTCCCTGAAAGAACTTGAGTCATACGGCCTTGTGCACCGGGAGCAATACAACGAGATCCCGCCCCGCGTCGAGTACACCCTGACGGAAAAAGGCCGGACCTTGATGCCCGCCTTGAACCATCTGGCGGAGTGGGGAGCGGCCAACATGCCCGGCGCGGGCAGGGACGCGCGCTGCCGCACCTGCAAGCAGTGA
- a CDS encoding putative RpiR family transcriptional regulator (Evidence 3 : Function proposed based on presence of conserved amino acid motif, structural feature or limited homology), whose protein sequence is MPKPPLLQRLAQLDDMTPSEKKLAALFRREYPQLAFDNLTDIGAKAGVGKATVTRFVQRLGYLNFYEFSKTLRNEVAHHMDLPVRRLTQMNEEERAAAPDTIFSHTIDSAIANLQRTKETLSSENFNKAVDLLGDTSRPLFLMGAVSAEGLMSYFYILLSYFRENVVLLNGNASILGHRIARIAPESVLFAFSYDRYPKITGTTMRVFREAGCETVLITERRSSPLLQHTTVPIFVEAEGPGMFKSRCAGIATLEALLAALTPKFSGAVARRLESMTKLFTEFDVYFH, encoded by the coding sequence ATGCCCAAGCCGCCGCTTTTGCAACGCCTTGCCCAATTGGATGACATGACGCCGAGCGAAAAAAAACTCGCCGCGCTGTTCAGGCGGGAATACCCGCAACTCGCCTTTGACAACCTGACGGATATCGGCGCCAAAGCCGGGGTGGGCAAGGCCACGGTCACGCGGTTCGTGCAGCGGCTGGGATATCTGAACTTTTACGAATTCAGCAAGACGTTGCGCAACGAGGTGGCCCACCACATGGACCTGCCCGTGCGGCGACTGACCCAGATGAACGAGGAAGAGCGCGCGGCCGCCCCGGATACGATATTCTCGCACACGATCGATTCGGCCATCGCCAATTTGCAGCGCACCAAGGAAACCCTTTCGAGCGAAAACTTCAACAAGGCCGTGGACCTCCTGGGAGACACCTCCCGCCCGCTGTTCCTGATGGGCGCGGTTTCCGCCGAAGGGCTGATGAGCTACTTCTACATCCTGCTCAGCTATTTTAGGGAAAACGTCGTTCTGCTGAACGGCAACGCTTCCATCCTCGGGCACCGCATCGCCCGCATCGCGCCGGAGTCCGTGCTGTTCGCCTTTTCCTATGACCGGTACCCCAAAATAACGGGCACGACCATGCGGGTCTTCCGCGAGGCCGGGTGTGAAACCGTTCTTATCACGGAGCGGCGCTCCAGCCCGCTGTTGCAGCATACCACGGTGCCGATTTTCGTGGAGGCCGAGGGGCCGGGCATGTTCAAAAGCCGCTGCGCGGGCATAGCCACGCTGGAAGCCCTGCTCGCCGCGCTGACGCCGAAATTCTCCGGCGCCGTCGCCCGCCGTCTGGAATCCATGACCAAGCTGTTCACGGAATTCGACGTGTATTTCCATTAA
- a CDS encoding conserved membrane hypothetical protein (Evidence 4 : Homologs of previously reported genes of unknown function), with product MDTVTHLVAGALTPLAFRNAPKTRMLTLFGIICGEFPDIDVIAGKSPEAILAFHRGATHALLAQPLFALILALVFHRLIKKGDDSGAWTFAKTWSVALLALLIHLFLDCMTTFGTQIFLPFSDLRVALPAMYIIDFSLTLPLIAILGAILVKGGLSPKRPAPEAARTRLARGGLVWLIAYPVLALCLNYGIASNLKTAYAFSGNTQGITSVELSPEPFAPLNWKVVPIAPDKYYMGRFFLPSRDRDISFTAYERPDAVFGKAQEDIPLFRLFGRFATYTFATVAREGDDTVYTFADVRYEATMPGLMAAVGRSDGIFLMQIKMRDGTFAAYRFLYRGRDAATTKWETAPGIPANAG from the coding sequence ATGGATACCGTAACTCATCTCGTCGCCGGGGCTCTGACGCCGCTGGCCTTCAGAAATGCGCCCAAAACCCGCATGCTGACGCTGTTCGGCATCATCTGCGGGGAATTCCCGGATATCGACGTCATCGCGGGCAAAAGCCCGGAAGCCATTCTGGCCTTTCACCGGGGAGCCACGCACGCCCTTCTCGCCCAGCCCCTGTTCGCGCTTATTCTGGCCCTCGTCTTTCACCGGCTGATAAAAAAAGGGGACGATTCGGGCGCCTGGACCTTTGCGAAAACATGGTCCGTGGCGCTCCTGGCGCTCCTCATCCACCTGTTCCTCGACTGCATGACGACCTTCGGCACCCAGATTTTCCTGCCGTTCTCGGACCTGCGCGTGGCCTTGCCTGCCATGTACATCATCGATTTCTCGCTGACCCTGCCCCTTATTGCGATTCTTGGGGCCATCCTGGTAAAAGGCGGGCTCTCTCCCAAGCGTCCCGCGCCCGAGGCCGCGCGCACCCGCCTCGCCCGGGGGGGCCTCGTCTGGCTCATCGCCTACCCCGTGCTCGCCCTCTGCCTGAACTACGGCATCGCGTCAAACCTCAAAACCGCTTACGCCTTCTCCGGGAACACGCAGGGCATAACGTCGGTGGAGCTTTCTCCGGAGCCTTTCGCGCCGCTCAACTGGAAGGTTGTGCCCATCGCGCCGGACAAGTACTACATGGGGCGGTTCTTTCTGCCTTCCCGGGACAGGGACATTTCCTTCACAGCCTACGAGCGCCCGGACGCCGTGTTCGGCAAAGCCCAGGAGGACATTCCCCTGTTCCGGCTGTTCGGGCGTTTCGCGACCTACACCTTTGCGACCGTGGCCAGGGAAGGGGACGATACCGTTTATACCTTCGCGGACGTGCGGTACGAAGCCACCATGCCCGGCCTCATGGCGGCCGTGGGCAGGAGCGACGGCATTTTCCTCATGCAGATCAAAATGCGGGACGGGACCTTTGCCGCCTACCGGTTTCTGTACCGGGGGCGGGACGCGGCGACGACGAAATGGGAAACCGCCCCCGGGATTCCGGCCAATGCCGGATAG
- a CDS encoding conserved hypothetical protein (Evidence 4 : Homologs of previously reported genes of unknown function), giving the protein MLELQNITVTVAGEDKRPRKILDDVSFTVAANSFFVITGPNGGGKSTLAKVIMGIQKPSGGRILLNGQDITELDVTERARLGVGFAFQQPVRFKGISVQDLLSLAAGRDLSVEEACSYLSEVGMCANDYVTRELNGTLSGGEMKRIEIAMLLARGTVLSIFDEPEAGIDLWSFQNLIAVFRKIREARKGAAVIISHQERILEVADTVAVLRQGKLAHIGPREKILPSLAIGAATCEIIRSKAQ; this is encoded by the coding sequence GTGCTTGAGCTGCAAAACATAACCGTGACGGTGGCGGGCGAGGACAAGCGCCCCAGGAAGATCCTGGATGACGTGAGTTTTACCGTTGCCGCCAACAGTTTTTTTGTGATTACCGGGCCGAACGGCGGCGGCAAGTCCACCCTGGCCAAAGTGATTATGGGCATCCAGAAGCCGTCCGGCGGGCGGATTCTCTTGAACGGGCAGGATATAACGGAACTCGACGTGACGGAACGCGCCCGGCTGGGCGTCGGGTTCGCCTTCCAGCAGCCGGTGCGGTTCAAGGGTATTTCCGTGCAGGATCTGCTTTCCCTGGCCGCCGGGCGGGACCTGAGCGTGGAGGAAGCCTGTAGTTACCTCTCGGAAGTGGGCATGTGCGCCAACGATTACGTCACCCGCGAACTGAACGGAACGCTTTCCGGCGGGGAAATGAAGCGGATCGAAATCGCCATGCTGCTCGCGAGGGGGACCGTGCTTTCCATTTTTGACGAGCCGGAGGCGGGCATCGACCTCTGGAGTTTCCAGAACCTGATCGCGGTGTTCCGGAAAATCAGGGAAGCCCGCAAGGGCGCGGCCGTTATCATTTCCCACCAGGAGCGCATCCTGGAGGTCGCGGATACCGTTGCCGTGCTGCGGCAGGGAAAATTGGCCCACATCGGGCCGCGCGAGAAGATCCTTCCCTCCCTGGCGATCGGCGCGGCAACCTGTGAAATCATCAGGAGCAAAGCGCAATGA
- a CDS encoding conserved hypothetical protein (Evidence 4 : Homologs of previously reported genes of unknown function) produces the protein MPDSRARKKQRARKFRHPAPLPAPRFSACLYVRLDPRDVAMFRFLLEAEDNLAYMSTVDRWSSVLRVTFSPHQEGAVRRYLETVREKIAFDVVPVPERN, from the coding sequence ATGCCGGATAGCCGGGCCCGCAAAAAACAGCGGGCACGCAAGTTCCGGCATCCCGCCCCCTTGCCCGCGCCGCGCTTTTCCGCCTGCCTGTATGTCCGGCTGGACCCGCGGGACGTGGCCATGTTCCGGTTTCTCCTGGAAGCCGAGGACAACCTCGCCTACATGAGCACCGTGGACCGCTGGTCCTCTGTGCTGCGCGTGACCTTTTCCCCGCACCAGGAAGGCGCTGTCCGCCGTTATCTTGAAACCGTGCGCGAAAAAATCGCGTTCGACGTGGTTCCGGTCCCCGAGCGGAACTGA